A window from Deinococcus sp. Leaf326 encodes these proteins:
- the hutH gene encoding histidine ammonia-lyase yields the protein MILDRELTLEGFIEIVRGGDAVELAPAARGRIARARAVVEAIVDGDRAVYGVNTGFGKFESVRIGRGQLEQLQHNLIVSHAIGLGESLSAEVVRGMMLLRAQSLAHGHSGVRPEVVELLLALLNARVHPVIPAQGSVGASGDLAPLAHLALALIGLGEVEVGGEVRPSGEVLAELGLTPLTLQAKEGLALINGTQLMGSLLALALHDAQTLLGTANLAAAMTVEARYGSHRPFAADVVGLRPHPGAVAVAAELRHFLRESQIAPSHAECGKVQDAYSLRAVPQIHGATWDALAQAGRVLATEFASVTDNPLIFPETGEVVSGGNFHGQPLALTADALKVAVAELANVSERRIEQLLNPALSGLPAFLTPEGGLSSGLMIAQYTAAALVSENKVLAHPASVDSIPTSAGQEDHVSMGAHGARQLRQILENAQGVVATELLCAAQALDFQALRAGQGVQAAYEHLRAHVTHLDVDRYYRPDLLRVLGLVRSGELLGVAGQATAHSVSAAESGTGRVPSFGDSTSRH from the coding sequence GTGATTCTGGACCGCGAACTGACACTGGAAGGCTTTATTGAGATCGTGCGCGGCGGCGACGCCGTGGAACTCGCCCCCGCCGCACGCGGGCGTATCGCTAGGGCACGCGCCGTCGTCGAGGCCATCGTGGACGGCGACCGGGCGGTGTACGGGGTCAACACCGGCTTCGGCAAGTTCGAGAGCGTCCGCATCGGGCGCGGGCAGCTCGAACAGCTTCAGCACAACCTCATCGTGTCGCACGCCATCGGTCTCGGAGAATCCCTGAGCGCTGAGGTCGTGCGCGGCATGATGCTCCTGCGCGCCCAGAGTCTCGCGCACGGGCACTCCGGCGTGCGTCCGGAGGTCGTGGAGCTGCTGCTCGCGCTGCTCAACGCCCGCGTGCATCCGGTCATTCCCGCGCAGGGCAGCGTGGGAGCGTCGGGCGACCTCGCGCCGCTGGCCCACCTCGCCTTGGCGCTCATCGGGCTGGGTGAGGTGGAAGTCGGCGGCGAGGTGCGGCCCTCGGGCGAGGTGCTGGCCGAACTGGGACTCACGCCGCTGACCTTGCAGGCCAAGGAAGGCTTGGCGCTCATCAACGGCACGCAGCTTATGGGCAGCCTGCTGGCCCTGGCGCTGCACGACGCCCAGACGCTGCTGGGCACGGCCAACCTTGCAGCGGCCATGACCGTCGAGGCCCGGTACGGTTCGCACCGGCCCTTCGCCGCCGACGTGGTGGGCCTGCGCCCCCATCCCGGCGCCGTGGCGGTGGCGGCCGAGCTCCGGCACTTCCTGCGGGAGTCGCAGATTGCGCCCAGCCACGCCGAATGCGGCAAGGTGCAGGACGCCTACAGCCTGCGCGCCGTTCCCCAGATTCATGGTGCCACCTGGGACGCCCTGGCCCAGGCCGGGCGGGTGCTGGCGACCGAGTTCGCGTCCGTGACCGACAACCCGCTCATCTTTCCCGAGACGGGCGAGGTCGTGTCGGGCGGCAATTTTCACGGGCAGCCGCTGGCGCTGACCGCCGACGCCCTCAAGGTGGCAGTGGCCGAACTGGCGAACGTCTCCGAGCGCCGGATCGAGCAGCTGCTGAACCCGGCCCTGAGCGGCCTGCCCGCCTTCCTGACGCCCGAGGGCGGCCTGAGCAGCGGCCTGATGATCGCGCAGTACACCGCCGCCGCCCTGGTCAGCGAGAACAAGGTGCTCGCGCACCCCGCCAGCGTGGACAGCATTCCGACCAGCGCGGGTCAGGAGGACCACGTCAGCATGGGGGCGCACGGCGCGCGGCAACTGCGCCAGATTCTGGAGAACGCGCAGGGCGTCGTGGCGACCGAACTGCTGTGCGCGGCCCAGGCCCTCGACTTTCAGGCGCTGCGGGCCGGTCAGGGCGTGCAGGCTGCCTACGAACACCTGCGCGCCCACGTCACCCATCTGGACGTCGACCGCTATTACCGCCCCGACCTGCTGCGCGTGCTGGGGCTCGTCCGCAGTGGGGAGCTGCTGGGAGTCGCGGGTCAGGCCACCGCCCATTCGGTCTCGGCGGCGGAGTCGGGAACCGGACGCGTCCCGAGTTTCGGCGACAGCACCTCGCGACACTGA
- the hutI gene encoding imidazolonepropionase, whose protein sequence is MPETEVLYTGMSQLTTPAPGPQRGAAMRELRVIPDAALLVRGGQVAWVGRRQDAPAVSEEHDLGGVAVVPALTDPHTHAVWAGDRLADFGARAQGVAYETILARGGGIRSTMRATAAASVDELVALARPRLAALIRSGAATIEVKSGYGLDFAAELRMLEAVQVLAREMPGALVPTLLIHVPPPQGRAEYVREVCEVLIPDVARRGLATAVDVFCEREAFTVGETRAILTAARAHGLGLKLHADQFHAIGGTELACDLGALSVDHLEASGDAQVRALAASGTVATVLPGVSLHLGLPAAPARHLVDAGACVAVGTDLNPGSSPLPSAALALALAVRLCGLTPAEALTAGTVNAAAALGLRDRGALAPGQRADFLALEGRDWRDLVYTLGGQPVRQVYRGGQPAQQGERL, encoded by the coding sequence ATGCCGGAAACTGAGGTGCTCTACACGGGCATGTCCCAGCTCACCACGCCTGCCCCCGGCCCCCAGCGCGGCGCGGCGATGCGTGAGCTGAGGGTCATCCCCGACGCCGCCCTGCTCGTGCGCGGCGGGCAGGTGGCCTGGGTGGGCCGTCGCCAGGACGCGCCCGCAGTCTCGGAGGAGCACGACCTCGGCGGTGTGGCGGTCGTGCCCGCCCTCACCGACCCGCATACCCACGCGGTCTGGGCGGGCGACCGCCTCGCGGACTTCGGGGCGCGGGCGCAGGGCGTGGCCTACGAGACGATCCTGGCGCGCGGCGGCGGCATCCGCAGCACCATGCGCGCGACGGCGGCGGCGAGTGTGGATGAGCTCGTGGCCCTCGCCCGCCCCCGTCTTGCGGCCCTGATCCGCTCGGGCGCGGCGACGATTGAGGTCAAGAGCGGCTACGGCCTCGACTTCGCCGCCGAACTGCGGATGCTGGAGGCGGTGCAGGTGCTGGCCCGCGAGATGCCGGGAGCGCTGGTGCCCACCCTGCTCATTCATGTTCCGCCGCCGCAGGGCCGGGCCGAGTACGTCCGCGAGGTCTGCGAAGTGCTGATCCCCGACGTGGCGCGGCGCGGACTGGCGACTGCCGTAGACGTGTTCTGCGAGCGCGAGGCCTTCACGGTGGGGGAAACGCGGGCCATCCTCACGGCGGCGCGGGCGCATGGCCTGGGGCTCAAGCTGCACGCTGACCAGTTCCACGCCATCGGCGGCACCGAACTGGCCTGTGACCTCGGCGCGCTCAGTGTCGACCACCTGGAGGCGAGCGGTGACGCGCAGGTGCGGGCGCTGGCCGCTTCGGGGACGGTGGCCACGGTGCTGCCGGGTGTCTCGCTGCATCTGGGGCTGCCCGCCGCGCCCGCCCGGCATCTCGTGGACGCCGGAGCCTGCGTGGCGGTGGGCACCGACCTCAACCCCGGCAGTTCGCCGCTGCCCAGCGCCGCGCTGGCCCTGGCCCTCGCCGTGCGCCTGTGCGGCCTGACCCCTGCCGAGGCCCTGACGGCGGGCACGGTCAACGCCGCCGCCGCTCTGGGCCTGCGCGACCGCGGCGCACTGGCACCGGGGCAACGCGCCGACTTTCTGGCACTGGAGGGCCGCGACTGGCGCGACCTCGTGTATACGCTGGGCGGCCAGCCGGTGCGGCAGGTCTACCGGGGCGGGCAGCCCGCGCAACAAGGAGAACGACTGTGA
- a CDS encoding arginase family protein, with protein sequence MKQPGEQPAHLPYSGIATFARAPLRDLREDWHADVGVLGIPFDLALGFRPGARYAPRALREASLRYVPPFMGLDGRTRLEGVTLADAGDVALPSLEPELARERITQEARGLRGRCRVPVFLGGDHSVTYPLLRAFGDVPALHVVQLDAHLDFTDTRNDTRYSNSSPFRRAAEELPDLVHITTVGLRGLRFDPEAVAAARVRGHTLISMPEVQAGLADVLERLPQEKNVYISVDIDGLDPAVVPGTSSPEPDGLTYAQATALLAATARRNTVVGLDLVELAPNLDPSGLSALIGARLVMETLCEVFDAGN encoded by the coding sequence GTGAAGCAGCCGGGAGAACAGCCAGCCCACCTGCCCTATTCCGGCATTGCCACCTTCGCCCGCGCCCCGCTGCGTGACCTGAGGGAGGACTGGCACGCCGACGTGGGCGTGCTGGGCATCCCCTTCGACCTTGCGCTGGGTTTCCGGCCCGGTGCCCGCTATGCTCCCCGCGCGCTGCGGGAGGCCAGCCTGCGCTACGTGCCGCCCTTCATGGGGCTCGACGGGCGCACCCGGTTGGAGGGCGTCACTTTGGCCGACGCGGGCGACGTGGCGCTGCCCAGCCTGGAGCCGGAGCTGGCCCGCGAACGCATCACGCAGGAGGCGCGGGGACTGCGCGGACGCTGCCGGGTGCCGGTCTTCCTGGGGGGCGACCACAGCGTCACCTACCCGCTGCTGCGGGCCTTCGGCGACGTGCCGGCGCTCCATGTCGTGCAGCTTGACGCGCACCTCGACTTTACCGACACACGCAACGACACGCGCTACAGCAACTCCAGCCCGTTTCGCCGCGCCGCCGAGGAGCTCCCGGACCTCGTCCACATCACGACCGTGGGCCTGCGCGGTCTGCGTTTTGACCCCGAGGCGGTGGCGGCGGCGCGGGTGCGGGGACACACCCTGATCTCGATGCCCGAGGTGCAGGCTGGGCTGGCGGACGTCCTGGAACGGTTGCCGCAGGAGAAGAATGTCTATATCAGCGTCGATATAGACGGGCTGGACCCCGCCGTGGTGCCGGGCACCTCCAGCCCCGAGCCGGATGGCCTGACCTACGCGCAGGCGACGGCGCTGCTGGCGGCCACGGCACGCCGCAACACCGTGGTGGGCCTGGACCTCGTGGAGCTGGCCCCCAACCTCGATCCCAGCGGCCTGAGTGCCCTGATCGGCGCGCGGCTCGTCATGGAGACGCTGTGTGAGGTCTTTGATGCCGGAAACTGA